A segment of the Candida albicans SC5314 chromosome 2, complete sequence genome:
CTCCAACAAGATATAACCAATATAGAGTTGGCAAGAACTACTAAATTGTCATctacaatttcaaattcgAGTAAATTAACGTCGATTTTTTCACAAGCAAATGATTTGGGCCATAAGTTGACgtttaaaatcaaatcattagatCAAGAAATTGGCAATGTAAACAAAACGTTGGACTACGTGacaaatattcaattattaaaaaataacatCAACCAAGCAAATTATGCCATTGAACACAAAAATTGGGAATTGGCCGCTCAATGTATACATActatcaattcaaaaatccCCTCTGAATTGATTTCTGGCAAATATGCATCGGTTGTGATTCCATCCACCGAGTTGCCAGAACTGCCTACAGTTGCAATAGCTAATTGGATAGATAAGTTAACCCAAGTGTTTAAGGAAAAATTCACCGAGGCAGCAAAAGCTAAAAATGTTGAACAATTGACgaaatttttccaattattCCCACTAATCAACCAGGAAGAGATAGGTCTTAACTGTTATTCCAAATTTATTTgtgaaatcatcaatgaAACATCTAAAAGTCTAACAGCAGGGTTGGAGAATGCCCATGATTTGAAACCCGCTATTTTTTCTAATGTTGTCATGCAATTATTTGAGAACATTTCCATGATGTTGTCTCAACATGGACctttaatcaaaaaatacTATAGTGCTACATATCCACTGGCATTGTCATATGTTATTAGCAAAATCCAAAGAGAAATCGATTTACAAGTTGGAATTATTGCTGACACCTTTTATGATTTAAGAAGATTAGATAAACATTTTCAAGACATCAAGCTTTACAGTTTTCCTGTATTGACACGAAGATTGGCAGAATTAAAAGATCACCCAAATCAAGATCAGGAATCAAGAAGAACTAGTTTTGATACATCAGACGATTTATTACCAATAAGATTAATTGGAGATTTAATACAAGAATTgtcttcaatttttgaaaactggACGTTATACTGCCGATTTATAACCGTCAAATACTTACAAGAACCGAAACATAGACAAAATGGGAAAGAAGTAGTGACAGGAAAATCACCTACGGAAGACAAAGATGCATTACTTTTACCTGATTTAATTCGCAAATCCACttttacaagaaaaattaatgaaaagcTTTTGCCTTCATTTGAAACATTGTACAAGTTTTATTTCCGTCGTTCCAtagaaaaatcaatcacCATTGAAGAATTGCCATCATTAGATGCATATTTGGTATTAAGTAACGAGCCTGGAGTACACCCCGAACAAGTACCTATATCTTCtgttgttgaagatttGACTTTGGTCCTAAATAACACTTTGCGTAACATTATTCAATCTGGTTTACCTACAGCAGTGAAGagttttattaatgaaagTTTCGGCATTGTTCAACAAGATTTGTTAAAtggatttttcattaaaaaCTTGAATGACAATCAACCAAGATATAACCAAACATTATCATTGATAGACCCTGCAAGTACTATTAACCGTACTAATAGTCCAATCAGTAGAAGTGCTACTCCAGATGTGCATGGAGGTAGTGGTGGATTATCAACTGGTGCAGGATTTTTGAAGGGAGCGTCAAGTGCCTTGGGAAGTGTCGTTAGTGGTTCTGGTGCAATTGTAGGCAGTTTACAAACCACTCCcaataatacaaaattgTTAAGtttcatcatttatttGAACACCGTGGCTATGGCACAAGAATATTTCACAAAAGTATTTCAGAATATAAATAAGGACAGTTACTTACAATCATATTATCCTTTCGGTAAAGACAAGAGTAAAATCtcaaatattttacaaCAAGATTTTTTGGACCCATTTACTAGTGTAAGTAACAAAATCATTTCAGAAagtttgattaatttataCAATCAACTGATCAAGAACAAATTGTTATTGCTTGTTAATGAATTCTTTACAGATATTCCAACAgccaataatgaaaacaattatGTGATTTATTCAAGCAATAACATAAATGACCCAACAATCTTAATTAAATTCACGTCAAACTGGCAGTCATTAATGAAACCATACCTACAAACATTACACAAAACTCTTTGGAGTAAATTGTTGCGATTAGTCGTGGTTAATTTAACCAATTTGTTAGAAAAGAAGTTGTTCAtgatattaaataaattgaaaattaatgaattgggAGCTATAAAGCTAGAGAAAGATGTTTCgtatttaattaatgaaatttgcCGTGATAATTACTATTTGCGTGAAAAATTCGTTAGATTGACTCAAATTGTATTATTGGTAGGTATGGATGATGAAGAGTACGAAGAAAGCAACCAACCAGTAACTAAAGCTCGTGAAACTGAAGAGGATGGAGGAGAAGGAAGAGATGATTTTGACGATGAAATTGGTGGTATAAATTGGGTATTAACCCCACAGGAAAGAATCCAAATACGTAAATACAGAATTTAGAGAACAAGTCTAATATATACACATACATTTTGCTtatgatttaataaatcgtataattaaattacTATACATGCTGATACTAGTACTCTATATACTTTCTTCCTTCGGTTCTGAATCTTCTTTCTTATCTGATTCTTCCTTTGAATTATCCACATGTTTACTTGTCATTTGTATCAAATTATCGGGTCTAATTcttaaattcaaattatggAAATCAAACTTGGGATGAGTAAATTCACATTCAGGGCCTTTTGGACAGAATCCATAAAGATATAACGGGCATAGCACTCGTCTGACATGACGATTCTTACAATTGGGACCTTCACTACAGAACCCTTGATTATAGTTTAAGCATTCTGGTATTTTCAGTTGAGGATCAACATGTAGATACAAACACTCTGATGTTTGAGTACAGTAGCCATTTTTGGAATAAAACAAACATTCAGGCATTTTTCTTAAATTGTATTCATGTAAGAACTCGCAATGATCACCCTTTTTACATAATCCTCTTAACCAATGTTTACAAACAATCTTATTGGAATACATTGCAGATACGTGTTTATTAGGACAGTTGTTGCCCTGGGGACAAGAATTGTCAGGATTTAATGGGTTGTAGAATTGACATACTGGACGATCAGGATCAAGACCAAAATTATATTCCTGACGTAAAAATGGTTCAAACTTAAAATGTCTGTTTGATGTATTTGGATGTATTACTGGATTCAGCTGTAGCATGTGTTGATTTTAAAGTCTTAGTGATGTGTTGAGTATAACAAGTAATTActtgaataaaataatttgaaaaaaataaggaatagatatataaacaaatttctttgatttaaatcaattgtcGATTAATAATCGCtgtaataaatttgttcGATTATGAGTGATAATGATGGATGAATGAATGACCGAAGATTTTTCTAATATAAATCGTGCCtctaattttatttttctctttcGTTCTATTGAAGCCAGCGTATATGCAGGAATGTTCATTTTATGCTTTTTATTTGCGGCCACGGAACGAGATTCAGTTTTTTTGCGTGGTGGTGgattataaattttcatACCATCACCTTGTGGCTGCAGAACGAAGTAACACGTAAACTTCGCAACTACaccaaaaaatgaaaataaataaaaatcataccattattattataagGGGTGGGTTATGCGCACATAGAACCGCCCGATGTCTAAATATAAATCTGGCAGTCTCCGACTttcattttgattcttttaattcaaaaaaatcctattaatttcttcttcaattcaTACTAtataagaagaagaaaaagctTAGTTCAGTCATCACGTTGGTCCGATTTTTTAAACGATATCTATTAATAATAGGTATCAGTATTATTTTAGTTTATTGTAACCAATCTTTGTACACATTCGCCTCGTCATTCATGTCCAAAATCTTGTCGTCAATCCCAGGAAATATGAGTAAATCAATAGCTAAGTACGATACAATTGTGATTGGATCAGGGTTAGCTGGATTAACCACAACCTATCAGTTGCTGAAAGCTGGTCAAAAGGTGGCATTGTTAGAgaaaagtgaaaaattagGGGGTAATTCCATTAAAGCTTCATCAGGTATCAATGGTGTTCCCacaaaatatcaaaagcAGCCACTGACGGACTCCATTGAATCCTTTGTTCAAGATACTTTAAAAACTGGGAAAAATTTGAACGATAAGAAGATGGTTGATATTTTAACTAAGAATTCACGTGATGCTATTTACTGGCTTAGCGATGAAATAAATGTCGATTTGTCTAATGTTGTCTTGTTGGGTGGACATTCGCATGCCAGGACTCACAAGGGTGACAAGTTGCCTCCTGGATTTGCAATAGTTTCCGCGTTAACTAAGAAGCTTGACGGTTTCCAAGCTGAAAACCCTGATCAACTTACAATTTTAAAGAGTTCCACTTTGACCAAAATTTTAACAGAAGGAAACAAAGTCAAGGGAATAGAATTTACCGACAGTGAAAAACAACCCCAAGAAATGTATGCAGACAATGTTGTGTTGGCCACTGGTGGGTTCTCCGCTGATTTTGACTCACCCACATCATTGTTGCAAAAGTACAGACCTGACTTGCTTGGATTTCCTCTGTCAAATGGTGCACAAACAACTGGTGACGGACAAAAAATCGCAGAGCGTGATGTCAATGCCGAGTTGATTCATATGGATAAAGTTCAAGTACACCCTACTGGATTTATGAAAGTATCCAATCCTAAtgaaaattggaaattcCTTTGTGGTGAGCTCATGAGAGGTATTGGTGGTATTTTACTTTCACCGGTTACTGGTTGGAGATTTGTCGACGAATTACAACCAAGAGATGTTGTTACGGATGCAGTATTGAAACATTCTCAGATCGGTCAAAACAATGAGATTGGGTTGAAATCTGATAATGGAGATGGCTACGGTTCTGTGATTGTTATTAGCGGCAACGACTACCAAAAAGCCACCACTCACATCGAGTTCTACAAGTCCCAAGGGTTATTACAAGAAGGATCAATTGAGGATTTGTATTACTTgttgatcaaattgaatCCAAAATTGCCATTAACCCTCGACCAGTTAAAGGATAAATTTTCCGGTTGTGACGCGATCATTGAAGGTACACAACAGGATAGTTTAGGAAGAACAAAATTCGGGGGCAGATTTGGagatttgaagaaattgtatTTTGGAGTGACTACACCAGTTGTACATTTCACGATGGGTGGTATCAAGGTTAACCCATCAAATGCCAAAGTTGTCACTAAATCAGGTGATACAATCTCGAACTTGTTTGCTATCGGTGAAGTAAGTGCAGGTGTACATGGTAATAACCGTTTGGGGGGATCTTCCTTACTTGAATGTGTTGTATTTGGTAGATTTGTTAGTGAGAATATACTTTCAGGCAAAAACTAGTTCACAATCTATCTAGATAAGAGTTCATAGTTTGTGATTTTATTGTAGagtatataataaatacatttttatttgtccagtttcaataaattactcttattattgatatttttatattatatgTATTTACTATTTGaataaaagtaaaataataataaatgcCTTTTATTTGTATGAAACCAAGTCATTATATTACACCAAATAATGGATATGAACCACattattttcttaattCATCGtaactattttttttaaacttcCCCTATATATGTAGACAACAAACTTAGATGTTAGATGGGTACAACATAATTCTAACAGAAGCACCAAAAGTCTTTGGTGGCAAGTTCTTTTTGAAGTTAGCTCTGACTAAACCGTTGTTACCGTGAGTTCTGGTGACTTTACCCCAGATAACTCTGATCTTAGAACCTCTGATTTCTTTTGGAGCTCTATAAACGTAAGCAATTCTTTTACCCAAGTAGAATTTAGCGTCTTTTGGAGAAGCAACACCttcaatttgaatcaatGACACGTTTGGGTTAGTAACGCTCTTAGAACGTTGGTAAGAAATGTGTTTACCTTTAACGTATactataaaaaaatgttaGTATTTGATTTCGAAAATCAACTAGTACAGACACaaataatggtaataagAAGGAAACTTGAAATTCTTGTAAACAGTCATTATTCCAGATATACTCAAGTAGATTGATTTTTCcataatattttgaatcGATTCTTGTGAATACTTTGTTGCTGACTTACGTGGTTGAATACTACCGAAATAAATCAGCATATCCAAATAAGTCAGATATTTATACCCCTAAactattattgatattctAAATGTTCTTCATAAATTCCCTTTATTATATGATTTGtagtttattaatttaacaaattgatGGAATCCTCTAAAGTCTCTTTTGCTTGACTTGCCAAATCTcgattttcaattttcattcatttcATAAATGACTTAGTTTCATAGTTCCTTCTTGTTTCTACTAGTTTGCTATAGTCTGCTTTCATTTTTGAACATACATCTGTGTGATTCAGCCATTGTTAATAGTTTAGTTATCTTAAATGGTTATATAAGAACAAGgttgtttgaaattttttatgACAAAATTAGATActgagttttttttttttttcgcagTACTCAGTCACACACgctctctctctctctgCAGAACTCTATGGAATGACTGTTACTACAGAAGCtactaacaaaaaaaaataatacaaaaagCAAAGTGTGCGTGCACACAAGTCAGTGCGACTAAATGTGTGCAGTAATATTTATACTTTCACAACCTGTATATAATAGCCCTACTTTATTGCACGTGATAGCCCTAATCTTGTAAGTTGCAgtagacaaaaaaaaaagatactGCGTTTCTATTCGAAAATTGATTGCAAATGATATACTGATTTGTAATCCTTCTATAGTAAACtgtttatatttaaatgatgTACTACTATTATAAACATTATTTTacgaaattgaaaaaaccTACTctaaattcatttaaaagactatttctttttcatcttccaactttttcaagttAACTCTCCAATGCTTGGCTTCACCATGGTCATACTTTGAGTCTTTCAAAGTTCCTGAAGGTGCATTATGGATGGATAAGTTTGAAATGTTGGTCAAGTTTGTaaattcatctttaatAGGTGCATCTGCATCCTTGTTTAAGTAATCGATTTTATCAAACCATCTAGTTTCCCAAGTTATGCCTGCGTCTTTTTCCTGTTTTCTTAATTTACGTTGCtcattttcaatcaacGTTTTTTCAGTTGCAATTAAATTGTAGTCGGACTTCTTAATAGCTTCTGCAACTTTAAACCAAGCTTTTCTGGATTCTAATTTATGTTGTTCTTCGATGGGCTTCACCTGCAAATGATGAGTTGGGGTTTTGCTTGCATCGTAAAACACGTCATTTTTGGAAGTTGGAGTAGAAGAACCTTTACCAATATATGACTTCCCTGACCATTGACCCAGAATAGTCACCAAGGCATTTTCTTTGCTGGCACTAGCATACGCATCACGGTAAATTCTTGCTTTAAAAGTGTTCTTCTTACCGGAAATCCAACCACGTCCACTATATTCAATTACGGCAATGTGACCACTGGATGCTTGTATGTATGAGATACCTtccaattcaacaaaagGAGCAGCAGTAATCAAACCTTCAATATGCAAAGGTGGCAAGGTGATCAAAAATGTTTCATCTATTTCTGGATATTTCAACAAGGCATGTCCGTATTGCTTGATATTTATAGAAGTAGTAGAAATACTTGATGTGATACCATTGTAACCTTGTAAAACAACCCCGtgctttttgtttttaatgGCATATGCAGTCACCGGTGGATGATGGCTGACTTGTTCAGACACCAAGTCGGTCTCTCCTGTCTTGTCATCTTGCCATTTTCCTACGAAAACTTCACCCAAAAATGGATTTAAAGGTTTCTTTTCACTACCCATACTTTCGTTTCTTGAGCAATATTGAGACTTTAATGTAGATATAAACCATCTTGTAACGGCTATCATTTGCTGTAAATTGATAgcttcaatttcttctttggcTGGGTTTTCCGTGGTTTTGATTAAACTTGGGgcaataaataaatcagGATGCTCGGCCCAATATTGAGAATATTCCACCAATGAAGTGGGGGACAAGATAAAAGGTGGTGCTGTCAAGGACGATAAATCTCCATTGAAGGAGGCAATTGACTTTAAAAATGAGGTCCAGGATGACGATTTAGCTGTTTCTTCAGAACTGGATTTGGAGTTTGACatgacaaaaaaatatactgTTGGCTTGAAGACGATGTgttattttaaaatatagataatcaataaaatgCAACTACTGCAggatttttgttttctcttttttgttttttttggtggtgtttctttttattcCTAAACTTTATAGAGATGTAGTAATACgttattaaacaaaaaatatgaatatgCCACAACTAAGGATGTTTAAGATTTCGTTTGGGAAAAGGATTCAACAGATTAATTTGCTGTTCGTTTTCGCCCTTGTCGTTTCCGTTTGGCGCGTTCAGTGAGGGAATGagggagaaaaaaaaaatgtagggaaaaataaattagaGAGTGAGAGTCAAAGATTGGAAACGGGAAAGTAAAAGGAAAAGATAACTTCGGTTTGTGTTCGCTTGTATAGATTTTCTGAACGCTCTTGTGATTGTGTTGAAAGTGCGATATGGATATTTCGGATGTTTCTGAAACCAACTGTACCATTTGTTAGACATCACTACTTAAGTTGTTCCTActatatacatatacacATCTATGGTATGATACCACATTTTTTCTATTTCCTTTCTAAAGCTTGATGTAGATCTTCCTCTTATCCAAATATAAGGCGAGCAATGTCCAAGTAAGACTATAGCCAATCAAGATAATCACTGCCATTTTATTGCTAGTTTCCAAAGTGTTGATGGACATGTTAATAAACCCTGTTAATAAATTGCTGACCAAGAAGATAAATAAACCATTGTTATTAATAGAGTCCAATACAGTAGAAGTAAGGTTCCCCgggataaatttttcaattaagtCATAACATAATAAAAACGTAGCATTGTACGAAACGACCCACATGACGTAGGGGAAATTGGCCAATCGTCTTGAAATTGGTTGCAAGAATGATAAGTTGCTGATGAACAAACTGAAAGCTAAGTGATAGAAGATACATGCCAAATATAATCCCTGAGTAGTGGCGACTGAGAAAAACAGCAGCAGCTCTTTCTtgtgttgtttttttgaaatacGAATTTTGCTAATGGTTATTAAGTTgttctttgttttgtaGCCTGTTAAAACAAATGACCCAAAAGACTGACCAATTATAAAAATACAAAGATATCCAATAAACGAAAAAATACCTTCTTTATTCATGGTGATGAGAGATTCAAGTCTGTTTTCGCTGCTCAAAATGAACTTCAACAAACCAGTCTTATTCAACGCTACCTCATAAGCAATTGAGATACCAATTCCTATTATGAAGCGTGGAACCAAATTCAACACCGGGTCTAATATTCCCAATACAATTGGCAAGAACCCTAAtgtgaagaaaaaattccAATGGATTCCATACTCTGTTTCGTGTTCCTGATAGTCCAATTGCTTAACACTAACAAAACGAATAGCTCCTAAAACAAGTATAGGCACTGACTTGATAAAGTTCTGCttgattgttttcaaataacTCTTCCAACTAAATTTGTAGTTGTCGGTGTGGTTCTTGATCAATTGTCGAGAATTAGCCAACCCCATGGAGAACACAAACGACCCAACTCCTAAATCCATCATTGACGTGCCCCATGTTTCCACTTTGGCAAATCTTCTTGGGAAAATAGGAAAATCAACAGCTAATATAGCTAGATTAGTAATTATCAACATTTGAGAACGATAGGCTGttataaattgttttctCGGCAATAGTTCGTCCGATTTATCTTCTTTTGTATCATTTTGTCTATGGGGTGAAGATGGTTTCTCAACATGGTAATTCACTAGATATATAACTAATGATGgaataacaataaaataatgCAAATAAGAAGGGCTGTTGCTATAAACAGTAATGGATGCTAGAATTGTCAACACATTAAGAATGTAGTCGTAAATCAAAGCTAAATCACCAAGAgactttttcaacaatctAAAGGACAAATAAGATGATAATGCTATACTGGTTACAGCataaatttcttcaattgtgCCACCAGTCAAATCTGAGACAAATTgttctttcaattgttttaaagACGATGACATGGTAACAACTCAATTATGCGGGGAATTTAATGCCagaaataaaaagttgttaattgaaaataataattaaaggGTAAGTGGAAGATAGGAAAGAAGGAGGAGATTTGGTTGTTCAGTGAACAGTTTGGTTGAGGTCAAGAATTTTTAgttaacttcttggtggGTTTTTGTATTTATGCACCgaacaatttttaaatcgggtgtcaaaaaataatttcaaactttAAATAAATCTAATTAGTTCACTTTAGATAAATCAACACTGCGATGTaggtttgttgtttcaattgagATTCAAGTGTTTCTTTCTAAGCACCACAATTCAGGTTCTCTTTCTGAAAACCGTTGTCAATTCGATTCTTTACACTCTAAAGAATATATTGTGTTGTAGATCACGACTGAGTTAGTAAAATTGTGCGAATAGCCTGAcaagggaaaaaaaaaaattttactTTTGAAGGAAAAAAGATTTGAGTTAGTTTCAAAATGGGGAAAgtaataaacaataaaatcccattaatttatcaaagaTCTTACTAAAGACTCAAGTTAATTTGTCATTATTGTTTAGTCGTATTCAAGTAACTACTCAATAATCTTATTCTATTACAGCTAGCTAATAcattcaataaaaattgtataataaaaattgtgGCTAGTTTATCATATTTTCATACAGATAACAAAGAAAAGGTTTCAAAGTCTGCTCTATTCCATCCAAATAGAGCCTTCAATATGTCGAATTCAATTGGATTTGAGGAGGAAAATGATACAGCTTGTGATGCAACGTCCAAAGTCAAGCAACTGCGCTCGGCACTGAGTTTGAACTCATCGTCGTCAAGACGCAATTCATTAGAAAGAATGTCACACGATGAAGGTATCTCGTCACCAACCAGCAGCATTAATTATAtgtcatcttcatcaacaaaatcaccaccaccttcACCTCCGAAATCTCCACGTTTGGAAAACACCAAAAAGATGTTCAAAATGATGTCTATTACATCGCCCATGGGATCGCTGAGCGAGTCAGTGGTGCTCTCTGATTCAGACGAAAGAAGTTCTTTGGAATTACAAGAGCGAGGTACTATCACTCCATCAAGACATATGGAGATAAATCAGAGCTCCGATGAAGATGATACAGAATTTGATTCCACGAGATTGAGGTTTTCGGCCCGCAAAGGTCGTAGAAAGAGTGGGACTGACGAGGAGAGTCCTAGCAAACGATCTATAAAACTTTCAAGGGGGGCATCACCAGCACGAAAAGGGCGCAGAAGAGGTAGCAGTCCTTCTCCTCACTCTGATACAAACACCCAAGGGAAATCATCTTCCACAAGTAAACGCAAGTTACGTAGAAAATCAAAGGAGAGTGATAAGTCTCATAGGTCTGAATTTTTTGGTACAGGATATACATCCATGCCAACATCCGGGAAAGTATTTAGAAATTTGCTAATATTGGAAGAGAATCTTAGAGAGCAGGTGATACAGCAGCGAGCCATGAGACGCAAATATTTGACATTTTTAAGTATATTGTGCTCCATCATTGCCGCATTGTCAcatcatttatttttcttagATAACTCATCTACGGGTACTTTGAAAGTCATTTTGCAATTCTGCTTATTGGCGACAATAGTAACATTGATGTTGTACCATTTATCAGGGGAATACCAGAAAACTATTGTGCTACCACGAAGGTTTTTATCACTGACAAATCAAGGTTTGAGACAATTAAATGTTAGGTTGGTTAAGATAAAAACGCCATTTTTCGACAAGTTGACCGATTTGATTAGAGAAATTCTGTTGGCAAttgtcaattttaatttaagTGTTTTCCACAAATTGTCACCTGAATCGATTCAAAATAAGAATTCGAAAATAGAAGTATTTTTAGTGACTTGTCAATCTCAATGCCAACCCAGAATAGGTGTTACTGACGTTAAGTTAGTGTTGAATGCAAGAGTTTTCAATACTGATATCAGAGAAGGTTGGGAAATGTACCGAAGTGAGTTTTGGATAAATGAAGGtataagaagaagaaataatatgctttctttcatttctGGCTCTCCTGTAGCCAAGCCTGTTGGTTtgaagagaagaaaaagaaaatctgAAAATAATGACTCGTCCATTAAACCAAAGAGCATCCCTGCTTCATTAAGTGAACAAAACTTGCAGGTACTTAGTAGTGGATTTGAGTATAACAATGACAATAATGTTGATCTCAGAAGTGAAACAAGCAGCCCATTAAGATCAGATACTTTGGTTAGTGATTAATTTTCTCGtaatataattttaatgaatGTTTTTGagttgttttcttttttttttgtattttgcATGTGTGTATACACTTATATAACTGGTTTTTATATAAAGATGAACAATATATAATGATAGTACGTAACGTTGTGTGTTTCAGCAGTACACTGTTGCTCTCTGCGGTGTTGAAGAGAAACAAGACCACGAAAACCTTTAATTCTTGTAGTTTTGAGTAAATGATATATGTAAGCTTAATTTCTGGTGTATATCTAGAAATGTTAAGTAGAATTTACACTTTACAGACTTGGTCTTGAACTGTCCAATTGcatattgatttattctACATTCAGAAGGATTGTGATTTCAGAGTTCTTTTATTGCACAAAAACGtatgaagaaaaatttgttcTGGTAtccacaaaaaaaaaatatcaatctCATCTCTTcacttttcaattttaggattcttttcaaagttttactattatatttataccTTCAAAAACTATATTAACGGTAACAATGAGTGaagaaataatatcaaAGAAGCCATCTAAACCACAGGCATCAAGAAAGGGTAAAAGAGCCTGGAGGAA
Coding sequences within it:
- a CDS encoding oxysterol-binding protein (Putative oxysterol binding protein family; probable peripheral membrane protein of the Golgi complex; flow model and Spider biofilm repressed); translation: MSNSKSSSEETAKSSSWTSFLKSIASFNGDLSSLTAPPFILSPTSLVEYSQYWAEHPDLFIAPSLIKTTENPAKEEIEAINLQQMIAVTRWFISTLKSQYCSRNESMGSEKKPLNPFLGEVFVGKWQDDKTGETDLVSEQVSHHPPVTAYAIKNKKHGVVLQGYNGITSSISTTSINIKQYGHALLKYPEIDETFLITLPPLHIEGLITAAPFVELEGISYIQASSGHIAVIEYSGRGWISGKKNTFKARIYRDAYASASKENALVTISGQWSGKSYIGKGSSTPTSKNDVFYDASKTPTHHLQVKPIEEQHKLESRKAWFKVAEAIKKSDYNLIATEKTLIENEQRKLRKQEKDAGITWETRWFDKIDYLNKDADAPIKDEFTNLTNISNLSIHNAPSGTLKDSKYDHGEAKHWRVNLKKLEDEKEIVF
- the GWT1 gene encoding glucosaminyl-phosphotidylinositol O-acyltransferase (Inositol acyltransferase with role in early steps of GPI anchor biosynthetic process; antifungal drug target), producing the protein MSSSLKQLKEQFVSDLTGGTIEEIYAVTSIALSSYLSFRLLKKSLGDLALIYDYILNVLTILASITVYSNSPSYLHYFIVIPSLVIYLVNYHVEKPSSPHRQNDTKEDKSDELLPRKQFITAYRSQMLIITNLAILAVDFPIFPRRFAKVETWGTSMMDLGVGSFVFSMGLANSRQLIKNHTDNYKFSWKSYLKTIKQNFIKSVPILVLGAIRFVSVKQLDYQEHETEYGIHWNFFFTLGFLPIVLGILDPVLNLVPRFIIGIGISIAYEVALNKTGLLKFILSSENRLESLITMNKEGIFSFIGYLCIFIIGQSFGSFVLTGYKTKNNLITISKIRISKKQHKKESSSFFSVATTQGLYLACIFYHLAFSLFISNLSFLQPISRRLANFPYVMWVVSYNATFLLCYDLIEKFIPGNLTSTVLDSINNNGLFIFLVSNLLTGFINMSINTLETSNKMAVIILIGYSLTWTLLALYLDKRKIYIKL
- the SPO7 gene encoding Nem1-Spo7 phosphatase regulatory subunit (Putative regulatory subunit of Nem1-Spo7 phosphatase holoenzyme that regulates nuclear growth by controling phospholipid biosynthesis; induced by alpha pheromone in SpiderM medium); this encodes MSNSIGFEEENDTACDATSKVKQSRSASSLNSSSSRRNSLERMSHDEGISSPTSSINYMSSSSTKSPPPSPPKSPRLENTKKMFKMMSITSPMGSSSESVVLSDSDERSSLELQERGTITPSRHMEINQSSDEDDTEFDSTRLRFSARKGRRKSGTDEESPSKRSIKLSRGASPARKGRRRGSSPSPHSDTNTQGKSSSTSKRKLRRKSKESDKSHRSEFFGTGYTSMPTSGKVFRNLLILEENLREQVIQQRAMRRKYLTFLSILCSIIAALSHHLFFLDNSSTGTLKVILQFCLLATIVTLMLYHLSGEYQKTIVLPRRFLSSTNQGLRQLNVRLVKIKTPFFDKLTDLIREISLAIVNFNLSVFHKLSPESIQNKNSKIEVFLVTCQSQCQPRIGVTDVKLVLNARVFNTDIREGWEMYRSEFWINEGIRRRNNMLSFISGSPVAKPVGLKRRKRKSENNDSSIKPKSIPASLSEQNLQVLSSGFEYNNDNNVDLRSETSSPLRSDTLVSD